One genomic region from Chthonomonas calidirosea T49 encodes:
- a CDS encoding permease-like cell division protein FtsX yields MKLDSLFFLVQEAWLNIRRHGLMSLAALGTVTVALTVLGGCLWLGFRINEYIAAQPQKFNEIDLFLRVNVPRDKVIALKHQIETLPAVAAVHLVTKEEAWAMLEHEEPKLTQAMPMNPLMDKLTVQARDSADVGKLAAFFRNKKHFPQLQQVNDANTEVQMLRAFARMVRVLGGTAAIALFVATLFSVQNVIRLTVFARRREIRIMQLVGATASFIRFPLLLEGAFHGILGGAIASGLLLFAARQVSRFVSSLHSPLVGDIPSRITPFEVIAGLICVGAFIGITGSQLAIHRFLRQT; encoded by the coding sequence ATGAAGCTCGATAGTCTCTTTTTCCTCGTACAAGAAGCGTGGCTGAACATCCGTCGGCATGGCCTAATGTCGTTGGCAGCTTTGGGTACCGTGACGGTTGCCCTCACCGTGCTTGGAGGGTGTTTGTGGTTGGGGTTTCGCATCAACGAGTACATTGCGGCGCAGCCCCAAAAATTCAACGAGATCGATCTGTTTTTGCGCGTGAACGTGCCTAGGGATAAAGTCATCGCCCTAAAGCACCAGATCGAGACGCTCCCGGCTGTAGCCGCGGTGCATCTGGTAACGAAAGAGGAGGCATGGGCGATGCTGGAGCACGAAGAGCCAAAACTAACCCAAGCCATGCCTATGAACCCCTTGATGGATAAGCTAACCGTTCAGGCGCGCGATAGCGCCGATGTTGGAAAGTTAGCGGCTTTCTTCCGCAATAAGAAGCATTTTCCGCAACTACAACAGGTAAACGATGCCAACACCGAAGTTCAGATGCTAAGAGCCTTCGCTCGAATGGTGCGTGTTTTAGGAGGCACGGCTGCGATCGCGCTTTTTGTTGCGACCCTATTTAGCGTTCAGAACGTCATTCGACTCACGGTTTTTGCGCGCCGACGCGAGATTCGCATCATGCAGCTGGTGGGTGCAACCGCCTCCTTTATTCGTTTTCCTCTCCTGCTAGAGGGAGCTTTTCATGGCATTTTAGGGGGAGCCATCGCCTCTGGCTTGCTCCTTTTTGCCGCCCGTCAGGTGAGCCGTTTTGTAAGTAGCCTCCATTCGCCGCTCGTGGGAGATATTCCATCGCGGATAACGCCCTTTGAAGTGATAGCTGGGCTTATCTGCGTGGGGGCATTTATCGGTATCACCGGCAGCCAGCTTGCGATCCATCGGTTTTTGAGGCAGACATGA